In a genomic window of Mucilaginibacter sp. KACC 22063:
- a CDS encoding prolyl oligopeptidase family serine peptidase, which translates to MKKLICLPLAVLLGGSTFAQTMNLKTLPYPATKKVDTVDKYFDTTVPDPYRWLENDHATDTKAWVQEENKVTRAYLDQIPYRDAIRKRLEVLWNYEKFGAPMIEGDWTYYSRNSGLQNQNVVYRQKPGQEPEVFLDPNTFSKDGTTSLQGMDFTKDGSLVAYQISEGGSDWRKVIVLNAATKSQVGDTLRDVKFSGIAWKGNEGFYYSSYDKPKEGSTLSGMTQYHKLYYHQLGTPQNTDKLVFGGEQTPRRYIGAYLTEDERYLVITAANSTTGNELYIQDLSQPNSSIVPIVNNFDNEHSVVDNVGSKLYIYTNLYAPNHKVVTVDAANPKITLWKDLIPQTKNALTVTTGGGKLFAEYLQDATSFVQQYNMDGKLEHTVELPGVGTAAIYGTRKNEKQLYYTFTSYIYPPTVFKYDVNTGKSVVWKKPDVQFDPNLYESKQVFYKSKDGTRIPMIITYKKGIVLNGHNPTMLYAYGGFGVSLTPAFSTSNIVLLEHGGVYAVPNLRGGGEYGETWHKAGTKLHKQNVFDDFIAAAEYLIKNKYTSKDYLAISGGSNGGLLIGATMTQRPDLCKVAFPAVGVMDMLRYNKFTAGAGWAYDYGTAEDSPEMFAYLYHYSPYHALKPAEYPATMVTTADHDDRVVPAHSFKFAARLQEMQKGTAPVLIRIETNAGHGAGQSTAQVINQQADKWAFMFANMGINW; encoded by the coding sequence ATGAAAAAACTTATCTGTTTACCGTTAGCTGTTCTGCTGGGCGGTTCTACATTTGCGCAAACCATGAATTTGAAAACGCTGCCTTACCCGGCTACCAAAAAGGTAGACACGGTTGATAAATATTTCGATACCACCGTACCCGACCCGTATCGCTGGCTGGAAAATGACCATGCTACTGATACCAAAGCCTGGGTACAGGAGGAAAATAAAGTAACCCGCGCCTATCTTGACCAGATCCCTTACCGCGATGCCATACGCAAGCGACTGGAGGTATTGTGGAACTATGAAAAGTTTGGCGCCCCCATGATTGAAGGTGACTGGACCTACTACAGCCGTAACAGCGGCTTGCAAAACCAAAACGTTGTTTACCGGCAAAAGCCCGGACAGGAACCCGAGGTTTTCCTTGACCCGAATACCTTCTCTAAAGATGGAACTACCTCTTTACAGGGAATGGATTTCACCAAAGATGGCAGCCTGGTTGCCTACCAGATCTCAGAAGGCGGGTCCGATTGGCGCAAGGTAATTGTTCTTAATGCTGCAACTAAATCGCAAGTAGGAGATACCCTGCGTGACGTTAAGTTCAGTGGCATAGCCTGGAAGGGAAATGAAGGCTTTTATTACAGCAGTTATGACAAGCCTAAAGAAGGCAGCACCCTCAGCGGGATGACGCAGTATCATAAATTGTACTATCATCAATTGGGCACCCCTCAAAATACAGACAAATTGGTTTTTGGCGGTGAACAAACGCCGCGCCGTTACATAGGTGCTTACTTAACCGAAGATGAACGTTACCTGGTAATCACTGCGGCCAATAGTACAACAGGTAATGAATTGTATATCCAGGATCTGTCGCAGCCTAATAGCAGTATTGTGCCTATTGTTAACAATTTCGACAATGAGCATAGTGTGGTAGATAATGTTGGAAGTAAGCTTTACATCTACACTAATCTTTACGCACCTAACCATAAGGTAGTAACAGTTGATGCTGCCAATCCTAAAATCACGCTGTGGAAAGACCTTATCCCGCAAACTAAAAATGCGCTTACCGTGACTACTGGCGGCGGTAAATTATTCGCAGAATACTTGCAGGACGCCACTTCATTTGTACAGCAATATAATATGGATGGCAAGCTTGAGCACACTGTCGAGCTGCCGGGTGTGGGTACGGCTGCCATTTACGGCACCAGGAAGAATGAAAAGCAACTTTATTATACTTTCACATCATACATATACCCGCCAACTGTTTTTAAGTATGATGTAAATACAGGGAAGTCTGTTGTATGGAAAAAACCTGACGTGCAGTTTGACCCTAATCTGTACGAGTCAAAACAGGTATTTTATAAATCAAAGGACGGCACCCGCATCCCAATGATTATCACCTATAAAAAGGGTATTGTTTTAAATGGCCATAACCCTACCATGCTGTATGCCTACGGCGGTTTTGGTGTGAGTTTAACACCTGCTTTTAGCACCAGCAACATTGTGCTGCTTGAACATGGCGGCGTATATGCTGTTCCTAACCTGCGTGGGGGTGGTGAGTATGGCGAAACCTGGCATAAGGCCGGTACCAAGCTGCATAAGCAGAATGTATTTGACGATTTTATTGCTGCTGCCGAATACCTGATCAAAAATAAATATACATCTAAAGACTACCTGGCTATATCGGGCGGATCAAACGGCGGGTTGTTAATTGGCGCGACCATGACACAGCGTCCGGACCTATGCAAGGTTGCTTTCCCGGCTGTAGGTGTAATGGATATGCTGCGCTATAATAAATTTACAGCAGGTGCAGGATGGGCTTATGATTATGGTACGGCAGAAGATTCGCCCGAGATGTTTGCATACCTGTATCATTATTCGCCATACCATGCTTTAAAACCGGCAGAATACCCTGCTACAATGGTAACCACTGCCGATCATGACGATCGCGTGGTACCGGCACACTCATTTAAATTTGCAGCCCGTTTACAGGAGATGCAAAAAGGCACAGCACCTGTACTAATCCGTATTGAAACCAATGCAGGCCACGGCGCCGGACAAAGCACTGCACAAGTGATTAATCAGCAGGCAGATAAGTGGGCGTTTATGTTTGCCAACATGGGCATCAACTGGTAA
- a CDS encoding M56 family metallopeptidase gives MTWWQYLILANIYLALFYGFYALLFKRETFFQLNRVYLVSSAVLSFIIPLIQSDWVRNLFITQRINQTIYQLQPISIGNIQQQDTLQHYTIGQIIGFIYFAGIIILAGKLIMQLILVRRSLKDNQSDDAYSFFGTIKLSGKIADKDIIMAHEEVHAKQWHSADVLLIELVMIACWFNPIVYLYRKAVKHIHEFIADRNAIKSGTSKSEYALLLLSETFKTPAHQLVNPFFNHSLLKQRIMMLQKNNSKRRALLKYGLSAPLFALMLILSAATTRTNYVVQALNSKTQKVLDIVVDPAQKDNATNSGNEDNGQGAEILSPRTQASEPITEELKAPLHTANEDTTKAKGAVFTAVEHTAEFPGGLTAFSKYLGKSIRYPKDAPGPEKVIVQFIVEMDGSLSDIHVLRGKDPFAKEAIRVLEASPKWIPGTQNGKKVRQQYTVPISFSKPEQMGNVTRDTVKKLDEIRIVSMTGDTAGISKARSTVRIDTKNPEKQPLYIVDGKEVAGDALKSIAPDNIESINILKDADAVKTYGKKAKNGVVIVTTKEAKDK, from the coding sequence ATGACCTGGTGGCAATATCTGATACTGGCAAACATTTATTTGGCGCTGTTTTATGGCTTCTATGCCTTACTATTCAAGCGCGAAACATTCTTTCAGCTCAACAGGGTTTACCTGGTTAGCTCAGCAGTTTTATCGTTTATTATTCCATTAATCCAGTCTGATTGGGTGCGCAACCTGTTTATCACCCAACGTATCAATCAAACCATCTATCAGCTACAGCCGATAAGCATTGGCAATATTCAGCAGCAGGACACCTTACAGCATTATACCATTGGACAGATCATCGGCTTTATATACTTCGCGGGTATTATCATCTTAGCTGGCAAGCTGATCATGCAGTTGATATTGGTGCGCCGAAGCCTTAAGGATAATCAAAGTGACGATGCCTACTCGTTTTTCGGAACGATAAAACTGAGTGGAAAAATTGCTGATAAGGATATTATTATGGCGCACGAGGAAGTGCATGCTAAGCAATGGCATTCTGCCGATGTGCTGTTGATTGAATTGGTGATGATTGCCTGCTGGTTTAATCCTATTGTTTATTTATATCGTAAAGCGGTTAAGCATATCCACGAGTTTATTGCCGACCGCAACGCTATAAAAAGCGGCACCAGCAAGTCAGAATATGCATTGCTACTATTAAGCGAAACCTTTAAAACACCGGCACACCAGTTGGTAAACCCTTTCTTTAATCACAGTTTATTAAAACAACGAATTATGATGTTACAAAAAAACAACTCTAAACGCAGGGCCTTGCTTAAGTATGGCTTGTCGGCGCCACTGTTTGCATTAATGCTGATCCTCTCAGCAGCAACAACACGTACCAATTATGTAGTACAGGCACTGAACTCTAAAACGCAAAAGGTGTTAGACATTGTTGTCGACCCGGCGCAAAAAGACAATGCCACTAATTCAGGTAATGAGGATAATGGGCAGGGCGCAGAAATCTTATCGCCAAGAACACAAGCCTCTGAGCCTATAACTGAAGAATTAAAGGCGCCACTGCATACTGCTAATGAGGATACGACAAAAGCAAAAGGTGCAGTATTTACTGCTGTTGAACATACGGCAGAATTCCCTGGCGGTTTAACAGCTTTTAGCAAATATTTGGGCAAGTCAATCCGTTACCCTAAAGATGCTCCTGGCCCTGAAAAAGTGATAGTACAGTTTATTGTTGAAATGGATGGCAGCCTTAGTGATATACATGTATTAAGGGGCAAAGATCCATTTGCTAAAGAGGCTATACGTGTTTTAGAGGCATCGCCTAAATGGATTCCAGGCACACAGAATGGGAAAAAGGTAAGGCAGCAATATACCGTTCCTATTAGCTTCTCAAAACCTGAGCAGATGGGTAACGTTACAAGGGATACAGTTAAAAAATTAGATGAAATACGCATTGTTTCTATGACCGGGGATACTGCCGGTATATCAAAAGCGAGGTCAACAGTTAGAATTGATACGAAAAACCCTGAAAAACAACCTTTATATATTGTAGATGGTAAAGAGGTTGCCGGTGATGCCCTGAAAAGCATTGCCCCGGATAACATAGAATCTATAAATATACTTAAAGACGCTGATGCAGTAAAGACATACGGAAAGAAAGCTAAAAATGGGGTTGTAATTGTTACAACTAAAGAAGCTAAGGACAAATAA
- a CDS encoding DUF3108 domain-containing protein yields the protein MKHLFTITILFLFTGILRSQAQVDTINVSSHKLITAQLKPGLRQYLVYFQRADRHKSLLLTLWTRNIKLEQFNGEQVFKTEQHWYGSDTATYRAITSINRKSDFAPLYHSESIGGKLKAYNWGPKQVAGADTVKENLAKDFKLNFEVPNLNWNLDIETFEMLPLAKGKIFAINFYDAGLTPPAYVNYKVTGDEIITLLDNQKVDCWKLSTEGKSPNGTTYTETYWISKKNHEFLKEEDNFNGMYRYKIKLSGAAPDLLTRFK from the coding sequence ATGAAACATCTTTTTACCATTACCATTCTATTTTTATTTACGGGCATATTGCGCAGCCAGGCACAGGTTGACACCATCAACGTGAGCAGCCATAAGCTGATTACAGCGCAACTTAAACCTGGCTTGCGGCAATACCTTGTTTATTTCCAAAGGGCAGACAGGCATAAAAGCCTATTATTAACCTTATGGACGCGGAACATTAAACTGGAGCAGTTTAACGGTGAGCAGGTGTTTAAAACAGAACAGCACTGGTATGGTAGTGATACTGCCACTTACCGTGCAATAACTTCAATTAATCGTAAGTCTGATTTTGCACCGCTGTATCACTCAGAAAGTATCGGCGGAAAGTTGAAAGCTTACAATTGGGGCCCAAAACAGGTTGCAGGAGCAGATACAGTTAAAGAAAATCTGGCTAAAGATTTTAAACTGAATTTTGAAGTGCCTAATTTGAACTGGAACCTGGATATAGAAACATTTGAGATGCTGCCTTTAGCTAAGGGTAAAATCTTTGCCATTAATTTTTACGATGCGGGACTAACTCCTCCGGCTTACGTAAATTATAAAGTGACCGGAGACGAGATAATTACTTTGTTGGATAATCAAAAGGTTGATTGCTGGAAACTATCTACAGAGGGAAAATCACCTAATGGCACCACATATACCGAGACTTACTGGATAAGCAAGAAAAATCATGAATTTTTGAAGGAAGAAGATAATTTCAACGGCATGTACCGTTATAAGATCAAGTTAAGCGGGGCAGCGCCTGATCTGCTTACACGTTTTAAATAA
- a CDS encoding BlaI/MecI/CopY family transcriptional regulator → MEMKELTRAEEQLMQVLWQIKKGFVKDVIDQLPEPKPAYNTVSTFIRILETKGFVGHTAHGKSHEYYPLISKEQYQNFATDKLLTGYFDNSVKRMFSFFVQKEKIDMKEADEIMKLIEKLKDK, encoded by the coding sequence ATGGAAATGAAAGAATTGACACGTGCCGAAGAGCAGTTAATGCAGGTACTGTGGCAGATAAAAAAGGGATTTGTAAAAGACGTAATAGATCAGTTACCCGAGCCTAAACCAGCGTATAATACGGTATCTACCTTTATACGCATACTGGAAACCAAGGGCTTTGTGGGGCATACCGCACATGGCAAAAGCCACGAATACTATCCTCTGATCAGCAAAGAGCAATACCAAAATTTTGCGACCGATAAGTTGCTGACCGGCTACTTTGATAACTCGGTTAAACGGATGTTCTCCTTCTTTGTGCAAAAAGAAAAAATTGACATGAAAGAAGCCGATGAGATTATGAAACTGATTGAAAAACTTAAAGATAAATAG
- a CDS encoding MBL fold metallo-hydrolase RNA specificity domain-containing protein, giving the protein MHITFHGAARNVTGSKHMVQLNDGTNILLDCGMFQGLYNADDLNGHFGFNPKKVDYLILSHAHIDHCGLIPRLVKEGFEGQIFSTPATMNLARILMADSARIQTSDAEYANSYRERKGLPLEDPMYTEEDAMAAMSLFKVVEYNEDYEISPRVKVRFTDAGHVIGSAAVHLTILEDGKYTQITFSGDVGRYGDLILRSPQPFPQADYILLESTYGDSLHKDLKPIATALHDIIQHTCNVRHGKVIIPAFSVGRTQELLFALNSLELDGKLPDVPYYVDSPLADQATQVLKDHPEEYNKGVTEIMKVDADPFSFKGLRFVQSTEESIALNNDPRPCVIISSSGMAEAGRVRHHIRNNIGQEKNTILIVGYCEPSSLGGHLLAGDRVVNIFHEDYDVKCEVKSIKSMSAHGDYEDLLKFMSCQDPAQVKKVFLVHGEFETQKHFAQKLENVGFKNVEIPYQHQRVELGNEEAPATEEPSAA; this is encoded by the coding sequence ATGCATATTACTTTTCATGGTGCTGCACGTAATGTAACGGGCAGCAAACACATGGTGCAACTGAATGATGGCACCAATATATTATTAGACTGCGGCATGTTTCAGGGATTATACAATGCCGATGACCTGAACGGGCACTTTGGTTTTAACCCTAAAAAGGTTGATTATCTGATATTATCGCACGCACATATTGATCATTGCGGATTGATCCCAAGATTAGTGAAAGAAGGATTTGAAGGGCAGATTTTTTCGACACCTGCAACCATGAACCTGGCCCGCATACTGATGGCAGATTCGGCACGCATACAAACTTCTGACGCCGAATACGCAAATAGCTATCGCGAAAGAAAAGGCTTGCCGCTGGAAGACCCCATGTATACCGAAGAGGATGCTATGGCAGCTATGAGCTTATTTAAGGTGGTAGAATACAATGAAGATTACGAAATATCTCCTCGTGTAAAAGTTCGCTTTACAGATGCCGGTCACGTAATTGGCAGCGCTGCTGTACATTTAACCATTTTAGAAGATGGCAAATACACGCAAATTACTTTTAGCGGTGATGTTGGCCGTTACGGCGACCTGATCTTAAGAAGCCCGCAGCCATTTCCACAGGCGGATTATATCTTGCTGGAGTCAACCTATGGCGATTCGCTTCATAAAGACCTTAAACCAATTGCAACCGCACTACATGATATCATACAGCATACCTGTAACGTGCGCCACGGCAAGGTAATTATCCCGGCGTTCAGTGTTGGCCGTACGCAGGAATTACTTTTTGCTTTAAACTCGCTTGAGTTAGATGGCAAATTACCAGATGTGCCTTATTATGTAGACAGCCCGCTTGCCGACCAGGCTACACAGGTTTTAAAGGATCACCCGGAAGAATATAATAAAGGTGTAACGGAGATTATGAAAGTGGATGCCGATCCCTTCTCTTTTAAAGGATTGCGCTTTGTCCAGTCTACAGAAGAGTCTATTGCCCTTAATAATGATCCGCGACCATGTGTGATTATCTCTTCATCAGGCATGGCCGAAGCCGGCCGTGTAAGGCACCATATACGTAACAATATCGGCCAGGAAAAAAACACCATACTTATTGTTGGTTACTGCGAACCATCATCTTTGGGTGGGCATTTGCTGGCAGGGGACCGTGTGGTAAATATCTTCCATGAAGATTATGATGTAAAGTGCGAGGTGAAGTCGATCAAATCCATGAGTGCTCATGGCGATTATGAAGACCTGCTCAAATTTATGTCGTGCCAGGATCCCGCGCAGGTGAAAAAAGTATTTTTAGTACATGGCGAGTTTGAAACGCAAAAGCACTTTGCTCAAAAGTTAGAGAACGTGGGCTTTAAAAATGTAGAAATACCTTATCAGCATCAGCGTGTCGAATTAGGAAATGAAGAAGCCCCGGCAACGGAAGAACCATCAGCAGCTTAA